The proteins below come from a single Oncorhynchus tshawytscha isolate Ot180627B linkage group LG22, Otsh_v2.0, whole genome shotgun sequence genomic window:
- the LOC112221449 gene encoding neurexophilin-2-like has protein sequence MRVLLINFATFSLWLLPTVQKQDAVKALDYLNLSPFDSLSQPSPYDTRRLGVDGNIGAAMKVKHLSKDFQIVSTKTKPPNYSSVGPHGWSQNLSLPLDQSQLHSKPKPPMKAPIKAKKTFGWGNFYLNIKTTKFSLLVTSKIVDHINGTFSVYFHHNSSHLGNISMSIVPPSKPVEWDDVGSPELQFQNQPQSTINEHLQEMKALNCRVEYQRTNRAKKTKPCLYDPSQTCYSEHTQSHAAWICAKPFKVFCVFISFLSTDYKLVQKVCPDYNF, from the exons ATGAGGGTACTATTAATCAACTTTGCCACCTTCAGTCTGTGGCTTCTACCAACG GTGCAAAAGCAGGATGCTGTGAAGGCCTTGGACTATCTGAACCTCAGCCCATTTGACTCCCTCTCACAGCCCTCTCCCTATGACACAAGAAGGTTAGGGGTAGATGGAAACATTGGAGCTGCAATGAAAGTCAAACACCTTTCCAAAGACTTCCAGATCGTATCCACCAAGACTAAGCCCCCAAACTACAGCTCTGTGGGCCCACATGGCTGGTCACAGAACCTCTCCCTACCCCTGGATCAGTCACAGTTACACTCCAAACCCAAGCCCCCCATGAAAGCACCTATCAAAGCTAAGAAGACCTTTGGCTGGGGAAACTTCTACCTCAACATCAAAACCACCAAGTTCAGCTTGCTGGTGACAAGTAAGATAGTGGACCACATCAACGGCACCTTCAGTGTGTACTTCCATCACAATTCGTCCCATCTGGGAAATATCTCAATGAGCATCGTTCCTCCCTCCAAACCCGTGGAATGGGATGATGTGGGAAGCCCGGAGCTCCAGTTCCAGAATCAGCCACAGTCTACCATCAATGAGCACCTGCAAGAGATGAAGGCCCTCAACTGCAGGGTGGAGTACCAGAGGACCAACAGGGCCAAGAAGACCAAACCCTGCCTCTATGACCCCTCCCAGACCTGCTACTCAGAACACACTCAGTCTCACGCCGCCTGGATCTGTGCCAAGCCCTTCAAGGTCTTCTGTGTATTTATCTCTTTTCTCAGCACCGACTACAAACTGGTGCAGAAGGTCTGTCCAGACTACAACTTCTAG